CCGGAGGGCAAGGCGCTGTGGCAGAGCACCCGGCTGCTCAACGAGGCGCTCGGGCTGCTCCTCTATCCGCTGCTGTATCGCTGAGCCGGCGCGCCGCGCGGCCGTTATTCAGGCCGCCTGCGGGCTGAGGTCGCGTGCCGCGCGGCGGCGGGCGACGAAGGCCCAGCCCAGCAGCAGGCTGCACAGCACGACCAGCGGCCAGGCGCGCCACAGCAGGTAGGGCGTCAGGCCTTGCATCGGCTGCACCTCGCCATACAGGACGGCCTGCTGGAACTGCGGGATCTGCACGCTGATGCGGCCCTGCGGGTCGATCAGCGCGGTGACGCCGTTGTTGGTGGCGCGGATCATCCAGCGCCCGGCCTCGAGGGCGCGCATCTGCGCCATCTGCAGGTGCTGCAGCGGGCCGATCGAGGTGCCGAACCAGGTGTCGTTGCTCACCGTCAGCAGCAGGTCGCTGCGGGCGGCCAGGCCGGCGGCGAATTCCGGGTAGACCACCTCATAGCAGATGAACGGCGCGATCTTCAGGCCCTTGGCCTGCAGCGGAGCCTGGTCGGCGGGGCCGCGGGCGAAGTCGGACATCGGTAGGTCGAAGAAGGCGATCAGTCCGCGCAGCACTTCCTGCAGCGGCACATACTCGCCGAAGGGCACCAGCTTCTGCTTGAGGTAGGTGCCCTCGCCCCAGCCGGTGACGGTGATCGCGTTGTAGTAGCGCTTCTCGCCGTGCTCGTTGGCCTGGCGCAGCGGCACGCCGGTGATCAGTGCGGCATCGCGCTCGGCGGCGACCCGGCCCATCACGCGCAGATAGCCCTCGGCGTATTCCTTGAGCACCGGCACGGCGGTTTCCGGCCAGACGATCAGGTCGGCTGGCCGGCTGCTCAGGGTCATGTCGCGGTACAGCGCCAGCTGGGCGTCCAGCTGCTCCGGGTCCCACTTGAGGTTCTGCTCGATATTGCCCTGCAGGGCGGCGACCTTGAGTGGCTCACCTTTGCGCTCGGTCCAGGCATGGCCATTCAGTGCCAGGCCGGCGACCCAGGGGGCCAGCAGCAGGAGCAGGGCGGCGGCCAGGCGCGGCTTGTCGCCCAGCAGGCGCGGCAGGTTGACCAGCAGGGCGGCGGACAGGGCCAGCACCAGCGAGATCAGCCACATGCCGCCGACTGGTGCCAGCCCGGCCAGCGGGCCGTGCAGCTGGCTGTAGCCGGCGTAGAGCCAGGGGAAGCCGGTGAGGAACCAGCCGCGGAAGGCCTCCTGGGCCAGCCACAGGGCGGCGAAGGCCAGGGCGTCGCCGATCGGCGCGTCGTTGCGGCGCAGCCAGCGCGCCCACAGCCAGGCGCCGAGGGCGAAGAACAGCGCGACCCCGGCGCAGAAGCCGAAGGTGAGGAAGGCGGCCAGGGCCGGCGAGGCGGCACCATAGTCATGGATGCTGACATAGACCCAGCTGGTGCCGGCGAGGAACAGGCCGATGCCGTAGAGCCAGCCGCGCAGCAGGGCCTGGCGCGGGTTCAGCCCACGCAGGCCGAGGTAGAACAGGGTGATGGCCAGCAGGGCCAGCGGCCAGATATCGAAGGGGGCCAGGGCCAGGGTGGTGCAGGCGCCGCCGGCGATGGCCAGCAGGTTGCCCGGCCAGCCGGGTTGGGTGATCCAGCGCATCGTGCGTCCTTGATCGGGAATCAGGCGGGCAAGGGTACTGGAAGGGCGGGAGGCGGGGTAGGGTGCGCGGCACGCACCCTGTATCGGCGAGTGACCGGGGGCGCTCGGCGCCCCATGGTTCAACGTTCCAGCGGGGTCAGGCGCAGCAGGTGCACGCGGCGGCTGTCGGCGTTGAGCACGCGGAAGCGGTACTCGCCGATCTCGGTCACTTCGTTGCGCTTGGGCAGGTGGCCGAAGGCGTTCATCACCAGGCCGCCGACGGTGTCGAACTCGTCGTCGGGGAACTCGGTGTCGAAGGCCTGGTTGAAGTTGTCGATCGGGGTCAGCGCCTTGATCAGGAAGTCGCCGGAGGGCAGCGGCTTGATGTAGCTGTCTTCCTCGACGTCGTGCTCGTCCTCGATGTCGCCGACGATCTGTTCCAGCACGTCCTCGATGGTCACCAGGCCGGCCACGCCGCCGTATTCGTCGATGACCACGGCCATGTGGTTGTGGTTGGCGCGGAACTCGCGCAGCAGCACGTTGAGGCGCTTGGACTCCGGCACGAAGGTGGCCGGGCGCAGCAGTTGCTTGATGTCGAACGGCTTGTCGCCGCCCAGGATCAGCGGCAGCAGGTCCTTGGCCAGGAGGATACCGATGACTTCATCCAGGCTCTCGCCGATCACCGGGTAGCGCGAATGGGCGGAGTCGATGATCGCCGGGAGGAACTCCTGCGGCGACTGGCTGGCCTTGATGCTGACCATCTGCGAGCGCGGCACCATGATGTCGCGCACCTGCAGGTCGGCGACCTGGATGGCGCCCTCGACTATGGCCAGTGCCTCGCTGTCGAGCAGCTTGTTCTGGTGGGCTTCGCGCAGGACTTCCAGCAGTTCCTGGCGGTTTCTCGGCTCATGAGCAAAAGCCTGGGTCAGCTTGTTGAACCAGGACTTCTGCTCGTTGCTCGATCGGTCTTCGCTCATGGTGTTTCTCGGTGCCTTCTTATTCTTCGGCGTAGGGGTCGGGATGCCCCAGTTCGGCCAGCAATTCTCGTTCCAGCGCTTCCATCTCCTCGGCTTCCTCGTCCTCGAGGTGGTCGTAGCCGAGCAGGTGCAGGCAGCCATGGATGACCAGGTGGGCCCAGTGGGCCTCCGGGGCCTTGCCCTGTTCGCGGGCCTCGCGCTCGACCACCGGCACGCAGATCACCAGGTCGCCGAGCAGCGGGATGTCGAGGATGCCTTCGGGGATTTCGGCGGGGAAGGACAGCACGTTGGTGGCGTAGTCCTTGTGCCGCCAGGTGCGGTTCAGTTCGCGGCCCTCGTCCTCGTCGACCAGGCGGATGGTCAGCTCGGAGTCGGCCGTGCGCTGGCGCAGGGCCAGCTCGCACCAGCGCCGCAGCTGCGCCTCAGCGGGCAGGGTGGTGGCGCTGGAGGCATTCTGCAGGTCCAGTTCAAGCATCGCGCGGGCTGTCCTTGCCGGGTTGGCGCTCCTCGAAGCGCTCGTAGGCCTCGACGATGCGCTGCACCAGGGGGTGGCGCACCACGTCCTTGGGCTTGAAGTGGGTGAAGCTGATGCCCGGCACGTCCTTCAGCACTTCCATCACGTGGGCCAGGCCGGACTTGGTGCCGCGCGGCAGGTCGACCTGGGTGATGTCGCCGGTGATCACGGCGGTGGAGCCGAAGCCGATACGGGTGAGGAACATCTTCATCTGCTCGAGGGTGGTGTTCTGACTCTCGTCGAGAATGATGAAGCTGTTGTTAAGGGTGCGGCCGCGCATGTAGGCCAGCGGGGCGATCTCGATCACCTGCTTCTCGATCAGCTTGGCTACCGTCTCGAAGCCGAGCATCTCGTACAGCGCGTCATACAGCGGGCGCAGGTAGGGGTCGATCTTCTGCGCCAGGTCGCCGGGGAGGAAGCCGAGCTTCTCGCCGGCCTCGACCGCCGGGCGTACCAGCAGGATGCGCCGCACCTGTTCGCGCTCCAGCGCGTCCACCGCGCAGGCCACCGCCAGGTAGGTCTTGCCGGTGCCGGCCGGGCCGATGCCGAAGTTGATGTCGTTGTCGAGGATGGCCTTGACGTAGCGCTGCTGGTTGGCGCCGCGCGGCTTGATCACGCCCTTCTTGGTGCGCAGGGCGATGCCGGCGTCGGCCTTGCCGCTGTCCAGCGCTTCCAGGCCGGATTCCTGCAAGTACAGGTGGACCAGGTCGGGCGACAGCTCGGCGCTCTTGGTCTCGCGGTACAGGCGGCGCAGCAGGTTCTCGGCGGACTGGGTGTGGCGGGGCTCGCCGACCAGTTCGAACTGGTTGCCGCGGTTGCGGATTTCGATGGCCAGGCGTTGTTCGATCAGGCGCAGGTGCTCGTCGAATTGCCCGCAGAGGTTGGCGAAGCGGCGTGCTTCGAAGGGTTCGAGGATGAAGCGATGGGGTTCTATGGGCGCGTTCAATGTGGTCCGGTTGCCGCTGTGCGGCGGGAATGATGGTCGAAGGATAACTCCAGGCGCCCGAGGGCGAAAGTTCGGGCGCCTGTCTGCGGGCTAGCCGTTAGTCGATAAGGGTGCCGCGCAGCGAGTGGGGCAGGGCGTCGTCGATGTGCACCAGGGCGAACTGGCCGATCAGGCGCGGGTTGCTGGCGCGGAAGTTGACGATGCGGTTGTTCTCGGTGCGGCCCTGGAGCATGCCCGGGTCCTTCTTCGAGTAGTCACTGACCAGGATGCGCTGGGTGCTGCCGACCATCCGTCGGCTGATCTCGAAGCCCTGCTGGTGGATGCGCGTCTGGAGGATCTGCAGGCGCTGCTTCTTCACCTCTTCCGGGGTGTCGTCGACCAGGTCCGCCGCCGGGGTGCCGGGGCGCGAGCTGTAGATGAAGGAGAAGGAGAAGTCGAAGCCGACGTCCTCGATCAGCTTCATGGTCTGCTCGAAGTCCTTGTCGGTCTCGCCGGGGAAGCCGACGATGAAGTCCGAGCTGATGCAGATGTCCGGCACCGCCGCGCGCAGCTTGCGGATGCGCGATTTGTATTCCAGTGCCGTGTGGTTGCGCTTCATCGCCGCCAGGATGCGGTCCGAGCCGGACTGCACCGGCAGGTGGAGGAACTTCACCA
This DNA window, taken from Pseudomonas alcaligenes, encodes the following:
- the lnt gene encoding apolipoprotein N-acyltransferase, with product MRWITQPGWPGNLLAIAGGACTTLALAPFDIWPLALLAITLFYLGLRGLNPRQALLRGWLYGIGLFLAGTSWVYVSIHDYGAASPALAAFLTFGFCAGVALFFALGAWLWARWLRRNDAPIGDALAFAALWLAQEAFRGWFLTGFPWLYAGYSQLHGPLAGLAPVGGMWLISLVLALSAALLVNLPRLLGDKPRLAAALLLLLAPWVAGLALNGHAWTERKGEPLKVAALQGNIEQNLKWDPEQLDAQLALYRDMTLSSRPADLIVWPETAVPVLKEYAEGYLRVMGRVAAERDAALITGVPLRQANEHGEKRYYNAITVTGWGEGTYLKQKLVPFGEYVPLQEVLRGLIAFFDLPMSDFARGPADQAPLQAKGLKIAPFICYEVVYPEFAAGLAARSDLLLTVSNDTWFGTSIGPLQHLQMAQMRALEAGRWMIRATNNGVTALIDPQGRISVQIPQFQQAVLYGEVQPMQGLTPYLLWRAWPLVVLCSLLLGWAFVARRRAARDLSPQAA
- a CDS encoding HlyC/CorC family transporter, producing the protein MSEDRSSNEQKSWFNKLTQAFAHEPRNRQELLEVLREAHQNKLLDSEALAIVEGAIQVADLQVRDIMVPRSQMVSIKASQSPQEFLPAIIDSAHSRYPVIGESLDEVIGILLAKDLLPLILGGDKPFDIKQLLRPATFVPESKRLNVLLREFRANHNHMAVVIDEYGGVAGLVTIEDVLEQIVGDIEDEHDVEEDSYIKPLPSGDFLIKALTPIDNFNQAFDTEFPDDEFDTVGGLVMNAFGHLPKRNEVTEIGEYRFRVLNADSRRVHLLRLTPLER
- the ybeY gene encoding rRNA maturation RNase YbeY; amino-acid sequence: MLELDLQNASSATTLPAEAQLRRWCELALRQRTADSELTIRLVDEDEGRELNRTWRHKDYATNVLSFPAEIPEGILDIPLLGDLVICVPVVEREAREQGKAPEAHWAHLVIHGCLHLLGYDHLEDEEAEEMEALERELLAELGHPDPYAEE
- a CDS encoding PhoH family protein, which codes for MNAPIEPHRFILEPFEARRFANLCGQFDEHLRLIEQRLAIEIRNRGNQFELVGEPRHTQSAENLLRRLYRETKSAELSPDLVHLYLQESGLEALDSGKADAGIALRTKKGVIKPRGANQQRYVKAILDNDINFGIGPAGTGKTYLAVACAVDALEREQVRRILLVRPAVEAGEKLGFLPGDLAQKIDPYLRPLYDALYEMLGFETVAKLIEKQVIEIAPLAYMRGRTLNNSFIILDESQNTTLEQMKMFLTRIGFGSTAVITGDITQVDLPRGTKSGLAHVMEVLKDVPGISFTHFKPKDVVRHPLVQRIVEAYERFEERQPGKDSPRDA